In Silene latifolia isolate original U9 population chromosome 6, ASM4854445v1, whole genome shotgun sequence, the genomic window ctatttgtaatatatttttctacggtatatcttgtaattatgatgaaatgtaaaatttattttcaaattatgagacacgttcactaccccgctattaggctctgtttggtagcgcatttcaggtaccttttttcATCGAAGTAGcttttttcacaaaaattttagGTAGCTTATTTTCTTGAACGCGTTTGGCAAGTAGCATTTTATAGcaaaaaaggtacctgaaatgaaatgctacctagggtAGCATTtgggatttcaggtacctgattgtATTTCGCTTACCTTTTTTACCCTTCAACTTTTTATATATTACtccaatattattattttttatattatgatcTCAAATAAACCCAATTAAATAGTTTTTACGGAAATGAAAAGCGTTCGTGATAATATCAATACTTTAATTTAGGGtacaatttaattaactatttttATGTATGGTTTAATAGAAAACTTACTTCGTATACATAAAATACATTTTTTTGATATACTGTGTGATATTTTTTTTTACGTTATCGTGATACTTTAagggtgttgattttcgcagtacaaatTTTACTCAATACAGTACGCTTTTCCAATATTGCCCCTCCCATTTCCCCTTCTCTCAATCTCTCTCATCTTTCTCTCTGTACTACGTAAAAGAAAAAAATTCAGTTCAAATTTCCACCACCAACCACTTAGAACCACCATGCCCACCCACTTACAATCCCTTGCCCCCGCCATTTCGTCGACCGCCGGAGAATCCGACCGAGTCCTGCCGCTAACCACCCATTTCACTCGCCGGAGACCGCATTACTCATCCCCTAAAATGATCACACCCCACAACTCCTCCACCATTATCACCACTACACGCCCTTCCCGTCATCACCGATTTTGATGACCGTCAGACTCACGCCGCCCTTCCACCCGACCACCTGACAACCCGCCCCTCCATCTGCGTCACAACGAACCACCACACCACCTTTTAGTAAAACCAAACCCTAAATAAAACAAAcgtaatacaaaaaaaaaatggattACAATACTAGTTCACGTATAATTTCTAATTCACGAACCAAAAAACGTGTCTTATATTCGAATTATAATGTATAATGAAAGAAATATGATCGATTTAGGAGGTCTATGGTTGGACTTTGAGAGAATTTAATTAAATGGATGTTTGTAGTACAAGGGTATGCAAATGGAAATTAATGTAAAAAGTGTATTGaattgagtaaaatgtgtactgcgaaaataaatttcGTACTTTAATTATTGTTTCCGTCATTTTGAAACATGTTGAAGACTTGTGCAATTATAGTGAAAAAAATTGCATTTTTTTCTAATTACTAACAATGCCAACGACaataacacaataataataataaaaacataaatgctaACAATAATAAGCCatgtccttttacgtcatttgaccaaatatcagctaccttttcagctagtcttCCAAACAGTTTTAATAAAaatcaggtaccttttcaggtcataattttcagctaccttttcagttaccttttcaggtttcagctaccttttcaggtttcaggtagCTTTTCAGGTTTTAGGTAACTTTTCAGCTAGTTTTACCAAACGGAGccttaatattattactttcacgacattctttcttaatatcattacgttcactactcccgtggttactattgtttcttttactaattcctctatttttttctgttaaattcattgttcccgttaattttatccggcctatatttaaataaataaaatatttccttgagtcgattggttatttaatcgttcatactttttctcattgttaccactattactttcactacattcgtagttactttcactactcccactatcattattataactgtcacactcccacattaataccgttaattttattaatctcgttgctgctactattGCTTTTACTACATTTAATCAATACTATACTATtattctatgatgatactaattaaattacataagtggggcatgttaattttaaggaaaattacTATATTCTTGtattttctaaatttaattactttaatttaatgtaatttccataaatattcttcattaAGGCAtgtttatattatacttttaaccaaaactatataatatttacattgaggttCCTTTATCAGGTCTATCACAtggtgctatcgatttaaaactatatagtataattaatttgtatagatttctttaattacattgaagtccattggtttctggaattaatatatagtattgattgattgataacaacaataaaaactTAGAAATTTATAGTTTATAAAATTCTAGCAAATTTATCTTAGTTTAATTAAAAGAATAAGTCTTTTTGTTTCCTTAttctagtattggtgcccggcttcgcccgggctacctctacttaccattaattttttttttcattaaataaaattacttaaagttgcataacacATAAATTTATcgatcattaatatattttttataagatatcctaaaattacgatgaaataaattttgagacaaattcactactcccgctattaataatTTActattattaatgaaacaatagtaatgacatttcactacttgcttgtaatcattgttactttcactactcccaccgtaattattgttactgtcactactgccgcattaatattgataatttcactactctcgccgtaattattgttacttttactattgccgcattaatattgattatttcactactcccgttgttgttcctaccactctcactaatctcgttgataatattgttacttttactattcaaatgagtgattactatcatataactatatccaatgttagtacaattcttttctttactgatgaaattacttttactacttaggcatgcaattttaagaggattatataattatataaatttattacatatatgcattaaatcaaatcgaaagaattatgcaatattatatattatggaatccaactcgaattatttataacctacttattatatttttgtacgttaaataattaacatctctatacatctaataaactataaagtttaataaaattgcatagattttaaatttaatatataattttattatgataataattaataccataagtgtgcatgtttatactgattaattattttattttaaagaaattgaccatcttctagtcttctataaatatttaggaaaattaccaggcatcttctttctttagtctccttgaaattgactatcttaattaattattttattttaaggaaactgaccatgtttaggaaaattaccaagcttctatataatttaattttaacccaaactatataatatttgcattgagatcccttaatcgggtccatcacacggtgctattgatttaaaactatatagtataattaatttgtataactttctttaattacattgaagtctcttggtttctggatttaatatatagtattgatgtaAAGACAAATGAGATGTACGCCGTATTGGATTATAAAATTCCAAACTTTTTAAACGGCGAGCAGTAACTGTATCCTTCAATAGTAATATAAATCCTACGTAAGACCTTCATTTTGTAGGAGTCTTAGCACCAAATTACTTCATAATTAACTCCCACTAATTAAGGGTGGCTATGAAACTTGAACGTGGGCGGTAAATAAAGAGATGGACTTGTGAGACGGACTTAATGAGATCATCATAATGATGAAAGTTTAGATATTTCTCTTAATGAATCTATATCCCTATGTTTAGATGGTCCTATTGAGAAGGACTTCATGGGTTCACCGCTGTATTGAGAGGTTGAGCCGGCCTTAGAGCTCTTAATGATTCTATAGATCATGCGTGAGTGGTCTATGTGGAGATAGACTTGAAGGAATCACCTACGTGAGTGTGAAGGATTGACCTCCTTCTATGAGAGACTAGGCTATCTCTCTAGAGCACTCGTGAGAATCCCAAGGTTCATTTGGCCATAAATTTGTTGAATTGTATCGCGGAACTCGTTTGGAACTTAATGTGAGATATGTGTTTTAAATTTACCCTGGAGTCTAGGAGTTCAAGATTCGCTAACTCTCTAGGTGATTAAAGAATTGTTCCATTTCACTATGTGTTAATTCAAATAGAAAGATACTAATGCTTAAATATCAACCCTTATTAATATGCTCAGAATGATGTCTATCATTTGCATTAGTAGGGGATTGTTGAAAGTCATGCAAAGGCTAGTAATGTTGTCTAGATAGATTACATTGTAGAGAAGTTTTTCATGCCTCGTAAGAGAATCTCTACACTCTCTCCACCacttgcatgtttatagtcaGTAACATCATGTTTGACCCATGTTTATGGGTAGTGGTTATGCCATTAACTTTGTGGTTTTGGTGTCCATTTTCTACCCATATAAATATGAGAAGGTTGTAGTATTTGAAAGACACATCTTCTATATATCATATACTACTTCTCTTTGATAATTTTGAGCATACCATATGAGTTTCATCTCCTAATGGTTGAGTAAACAATTTTAGGAGTGTTGTGTGACCTTGGGGAATGAAGCCCATTCCGATTTGTACCGTGGTCGAGGCGATTTCATTTTTCATTCAGTGGCTTccataccacgacacaacaacatatATTCTCTCAATATATCTTCGCCCCTATATTGACCCTATATTTCCAACATAGGTGGGTGGGGACGGGTCTGGCTTGAGGTAAGCGGGGGGAGAGAAGGGTGGATCTGGGCATGTAGGACATGGGATAAGTGGGTAAGTCTGACTGGCGGGAGGCGGCTCATCAGAAGGGATGGATTTTGGGGTGGTTGGGTGGGGGAGGGGTGGGGTGGTTTGGATGGGGTGGTGGGCGGTGGCTGTAGCAGGGGTGGTGGTTGAGGGGTTGAGAGGGAATATAAGTGTTAAAATTGTATGGTAATATGGTCAATTATGTCCATAATTGAGCATGATCCTTTTATAAAGAGTAGTTTttgtaaacaacaacaacaacaacaacaacaacaacaacaacaacaacaacaacaacaacaacaacatccgaGTCTTAattccaaaatgatttggggtcggctgatatgaatcatcctttagaactgtCCATGGGAGAAACACAAACCTCAAAAGGCGAAAAtatagaaaagaaaaagtgaaaaacaaaataggagtgaaacataatacaaaagctAGGTagacttataggttttaaaatcgtaGTTCGGATTCTTTTATTAGAACTTAGactttaaatcgagaataaagattaaaacgattttgaaaatcaaagtaaaacttaAAGGTCCgaaataccttaaaagtgaaccaattattaaaagtgaaccaagtaaaaaggtgtaataaatccggaaaaaaaaaacaaataaatttttaaaaataaataaaaacattaaaTATTTCAAAGAACGTCAACTACTAAAAATCatgccctccattgtgccctctcagtcaccattccctcatcaagcccgagaaatctcatatcgtgctctatcactcagCCATGTTTGTTTTGGTCTCTCTTTAACTCTAACAACCTTACTTTTCTGTTACTTATGCTTCCAGCCTCCTAACCGGTGCGTCTATAGGTCTCTTTcgcacatggccaaaccatcttagtcggttttccataaTCTTGTtttctattggcgccactttcaccttttccctaatcaaCACATTCCTTAATCAATCTTTCCTTGTTTGGCcacacatccacctcaacatatgCACTTCCGCCACACTCAttttttgaatgtgacaatgatTCACGGCCCAACACTTGGAGGCGTAAAGTAAGGCAGCCCTAATCGTCGTGTGCTAAAATTTTCCcattaatctttggggcatatctttatcgcataaaagCCATGTAACTCTTTTCCATTTCAACCATTCCGCTTTGATTTTGTGGTatacatctccgtctaactccccatctttttgaataatagatcctagatatctaaaGAAAGTTGACCCCAcaacaacattcccatcaaaACAATACTCGACCTCGTCACGCTACTGAACTGGCAtctcaaatactcggtcttactcctACTTCGCCTAATTAAATCCACGAGTTTCCAAAGTATGCCGCCACAATTCCAACTTTTTCTTAACCCCCTCTTTCGTCTCATCAATAAACACAATATCAtccgcaaacatcatacaccaaggatgtcgtcctgaatatcccttgtcaactcatccataattatagcaaagagaaaaagaattagtgcggaaccttgatgcactccAATGATAATgagaaattcttccgttctcccaacattagtgcaaacacttgcactagccccctcatacatgtcctttatgaggtcaatatattttcgagatACACCCTTTTCTTGTCAAAGCCCACCAGGCAATTTCctcggtaccctatcatatgcctttttcAAGTCAATAAAAATCATATGTAGAtctttcttcttgtcccgatggagTTTTTGGACACTAATATGGACACAATTTTCTTAATAATTTAATTTTACAAATTCTACCCAATTTTCGTGTAAAATTGGCCACAAACATATGACTTGTTGAGGAGCTCTATTTACAGCGGCAAACAATGATAAGGCCTGAAAATATGACCCGATAAAAAATTAACAGACTTAATCAAGATTTAATGACCCATTTATATAAGTGGGTAAACACGACACAATATTTAATTGAGTTAAATTTGGGTTTGGACTCATTATTAAACAGGAATTCGAGACGAATGACCAATTTTTTCTAAATTAATcctgattattttttttttcatcacataaatatataTAAACTTTCAAAAAATTGACATGATCCTAAAACACGACACGAAACCAAACATGAAATTAACATATATGCGTTAAGACTTGATAACCCATTTATATAAGTTAGTCGGCCCGAACACAATAGGATATTTAACTGGTATAGATTTGGGATGAAGGTTTTGTAagttgtgacccgtttacatttGACACGAATATAAACCTCACATGACTCAACCGGTTTACCGGTATCCAAATACGGAGTATGagtattttatgaattaaaatcTGTAACAACCAATAGTGTGCTTTGTTCTTCCTGCAATTCTCCATACTCTTCATCACTACACTACTGTCTACTATATATTTCACAATTTCTCTCTTATAAGTTATAAACAGAAAATAACAGAAACAACAAACTTTCGAAAACAACAAAATTAAACAAGCTCTCAAAAATGGCGGAAGCATCTTCTCCCCTTACTTCTGGTACGCTCTATTTACTTTCAACTTTTAACATTGCATGCCTTTCAATTCTCTTCTCTACATTTCATTTATTACTTTCACATTTTCTTGTTCGCCTAACTTGCGTTTCCTCGTCGTCGATtcttgtattttgtttccaaacttCTTGAATTATGTTGGTGAAGAATTTTAAATTTGGAAATGTACAGATATAGAAGCGACAGACCATATCTACCAAATCCAAGAAAAACCCGGCCCAAGAGGAGCTTACGAAGCCCGTAGAGTTAATGGCGGCTTGTACGTTCGGGTTGACATGCCTGGTGTTCCAACTGATGGCGTTAAGATTTTCAAACTCGGCGAAGAACATACAGTCACCTTCTCTGGAAAAGCCCCTATTGTCTGGCCTGATTGTGAGTCTTCCGGTAGAGTTTATGGCGGTTACGTCATACTTGACCGTAACCCTGACGAGATTGATGTCCAGATGAGGGTTGTTAATGGGTCTCTTAAACTGTTCTTCCCCAATTCAGATGGCATTCTCCACTTCTTCCCTCCCAAAAACCGTCCTCCCAAACATTGTCAAGGTGCATTTCTGCTTTgtttgtttttcctatttaattgttTCGTAAGTGTTTTTTAAGACGGTctcataataataatgttatagcGAGATTAGTAGAAGTAACACTTTTTAGAAGTTGCAGGGTCAGGGGTGCATCTAGACAAAGATTGTTGTCATAACAAGCTCATTAAGTATCTGAATGATCATAATACTGTTCTTGAAGGTGTTTTCATCTATCTCATTTTGATTATCAAATTACGGTGATTACTGATTATAATGGACAAGAATTCTAATGTTAATTTTGTTCCGGTTTTCAAGGTCTTGAAGACAGGGCTTTGCATCCAAGCGGCTGTTCTTGCTGCCAAGACACTCACAAGAATGACGAATCCGATGGTATCCCTCACACTTCTTTTACTCGATTTTTTTTGCATCAGTTTCgctaattttacttctttttgATTGGTTATGTGTATTTGCTTACTAATTTTCACTCACCAAGTTAATGCAGTCAGTTACTCACCTAATTTCTGCTGTATAATATATTCTAAGCAACTTTTGCATCCTTTGTAGCCTATTTGAAGCTGAGCATGGTGGCAACCGCACACATAAACCCGTGCCTACTAGAAGGAGAGGAAGGAGTGattgaaacaaagctggtggCTGACACTAAGGGGGAGCGCGTGTACAATAGAATCGACATGCCTGGTCTTGGAGTGAAGAACAACAAAGTGAGAGTCCAAAAAGGTGTCTCTTTGTTCTTTGGAGGAGAAGGCTCACAGGAACACCCGTTTGATGAAGGCGGTCGTACTTATTCAGCAGGCTTGAAGTTGAGCTGTAGTTGCTGCAAGATGGTTGATGTGAAGCATGTAATCAAGGATGGAGTTTTGAGGGTATTGTTCCGTACACAAACAGCCCGAGGTAGTTCAGGAATGAATTGCGGGATTACCTTACTTGAGAGGCCTTAATCTCTTGGTTCGTTCTGGAGGGATTTGGACAAAAACATCATGTTGATTACTTTAGCTAAGGTTTGTTTAGGCTGCATTATGTTTTACTAGCATCTCCATATTGTATGCTCTGGTTTCTCAGTAGAATATGAATGTTCCACGTTGTCTTAAAATCAGCTACAGTATTATATTTGCCTTATGAAAACAATGATTCTTAGTTTATGAAAAAAGTGAGAAGGATCGATCGATTGTAGTATCTGTTGGCTGCTGCTGTAACGAAAGTTGTATGTTAGGGAATGTTCTTTCAAAGTGTGATTAAGCGGTATCTTTGTGGATTACCACTTTTGTAGACTTGCAGTAGCTTTACCAAGCTATATGATCATATTTGTGCGAGAGTGAGAGACAGGTGTACTGATAGAAACACGATACCACATTCTGGAATTCTGTTTAACTCTAAGTAATGGGAAATGAGAAGCAACTGATCCATTCTGGTAGTGCTTCTAAATTTCTATGCCTTGGTAGCTGTAGACTGCGAAGCTCGGCGAGTTGTTGAACCCCATTAGGAAGATGTTGTAGGCTACACAAGTCACAAGTAGTATATTTCCAATTGGAATCCCAAAAAGTGATGAAATAATGTACgtataaaaaaaacaaattcgTATATTTTACGGgaaaaaaatatattcatgttaacttttataatttttgcaaatacgtagagTAGGGTATAGCTTAATGGAGCAAGTATTTTACAAAGTTGTAGCAAGCTTTTttggcaatttggctctccattTCCTCAATACACCCAAAccatatattatattatatatctCATTTTCACATTTACCTTTTTCTACTCAAGTGTATTTACAACCACCCGATCTATCCAGAATTATATCCCAACCATTAAAAGGTAATGGATCTCCATTTCTTTTGAGAAAATGGAGAAAACCACCCAATTTATCCAGAATTATATCTCAACCATTAAAAGCTAATGGATCTCCATTTCTTTTGAGAAAATGGAGAAGATCATTACTCCTTTTTCGGTATTTAGCTAGCTTTTGAGTTAATTTTGCTAGAGCTTTAGAAAAGATGAGCATTAGGTCTTTTATGCAAAGAAAATAAAGAATAAATGGTCCATTTTTATACAAAAGGTTATTCATTTAGTGTTAACAAATGAGTTGTCTTTTTATACAATGAATCGTCTCACCAAAGAATTACTGAGTAAGAATATGTTCTTTTCTGTTGAAAGAATCTGAATTCAATAGAACTGAACTGAGCTAAACTGCACTTAattgagttgaactgaactgaattaatttgtgaagagatagctgaacttaactgaacttaaCCGAGTAAAACTGAATTGAATGAATTTGAACTGAATAATAAGTTTAACTATGGGTTTTTTGTCTAACACCAGCTTATAAAAAAGGTGTTTGCAAAACACcacctttaataaattttctgacattttggtacctttaaaaaataaaattgtaaaaccCAACCAATTGGCCGGAAACTGGCTATTATATTGAAAATTCTGGCGGTAAATAATTTCATGCGTACGAAGTATtgtttccctccatttttttgcCTTATATTCTAACCATTATCCCCCCTTTTCCCTCTTCACCCTCCCATGTCTTCTCTCTCATGTCTCCTCTCGAtcttctcttttctctcattTCGCCTTTCTTTTCTAGCCTCTCACTTTCTACTTACAACAACATCCTTTGGCGGCTAAGAGTCCACATCCAAGCCACTTATCAAATGTTGATGTGGTATTCCAACCGGTTTGAAAACTCGAATGACGGAATGAAGCAAATACGAGAAGAAAGTTGTTGGCATGTAAGTTCTATAATCTGGAGACGTTAGTGCGTGGTTGTAATTATTTCATGTGGGCTGATGAGCCCATGAATGAGATGACTTGGTTGAAGTCAGAAATTGTTATGCAAAAACTAAGGTTGGAACGATTGGAAGAGATGAGGATTCAAATTATGAAGAACGAGAACGAATGAATGAGCTAGGTTTAGAAATAGCTCATCTTAAGGAAAATCAGAAGAGCTTTGATGAAGCAGGAGATAAATGAGGAATGATGGAATGAAAGATTTAAGAGCGAAAGAAGGCGATGAAGGAATGAAGACAAAAAATGGCACGTGAGAATGTTTATAAGATGAAATCAACGccggttgttttttttttttaatttggtcAAACTCCGACCATTTGGTTGcgttttacaattttatttttttacaggtaccaaaatgtcagaaaatttATTAAAGGCGATGTTTAATAAAAGGTCTTATAGGTagggttaaaaaaaaaaaaaaactttaacatTGAAATTGGTTTAAATTTAGGCCTTGTTTGGTTCATCTAGGAATTTAATTGACACCGGAAtatccaattcatgtgaattatttTCCTGTATACGAATTCACATGAATTCGGAAAAGTCGTTTGGTTGCGCATGCGGGAGTTGAATTCCACAGGAGTTGTGAACTACCTAGGGGGGCTAGGTCATTCAATTCCACCATTATGTAGGCATTCAAAACTCCTTGGAAAATTGAATGCCTACATTTTGCCAAAAAATTGACAACCAAACATCTTCCCCTTTTTACAATTCATGGGATTTGTATTTTCCTATAAATTGAAAGGGCAACCAAACAAGGCCTTAAATTGGGGACTAAGAATACAAGCAAGAAAATCACAAGGTTTCATCAAAATCCAAAATCTTTAACAATCCGTACCATGGTTTTGTCTCTATgtaaaaaagcaaaaaaaagtaCAAATTCGTGAAAAGTGTGAAACTCACCCGTTATAATATCAGACTCCACAGACGTTTTGGACTAACAAAAGTGCAACAAGTTTTTCAGTCATTCCTCTGCAATACTCCTCCTGTCCTCCATACACATAATCGCTCCTGAATTTCTTTCTTCCTCAAAAATTATAAAACCAACcaattaaaacaaaacaagaagaagaaatggCGGAATCTTCTTCCCACTCTTCTGGTACTCCCTATTTTCTAAACTTTTAACACCGCTTATttatttactctttttttttttaaccctGATTACAACTTTACAAGTTCCATGTTTAATTGTTTATGACCATCTTATATAAGGAACTTATAAAATGAGTTCCTCCTAACTACTCCCTATTGTGTCGGTCAATTATTTATCTATTTCATTTAGGGTGTCTCAAATCTCAATCAATTGTTTATCTTACAATTTTATGAATATTTGGGTTTGACCATCCACACCCAATTTAGTCCACTAATCAACTAATAATTGCCTTCCTCCTATTTACTTTTGTGTTaaaatcaaaagtaaacaaatggaCAGGAGGGAGCGAGTATATTTTTACTTTAATGGGTCATGTAGGTGGTGTAAATAGATCCGTTTTACTCAATTTTTGCGTAAAACGGGCTTACATGACCGTAACTGTTGAGTGTTGATGGattattttcaattttttttttttttgtttgtttgttagaCGAGCCTACCCTCAACTAAGCCTTATCCTTGGCTCAATTCACAAGCTTCCTCAAAGATGGAATGTTAAATGTTATTTTGTAATTATGGTAAATAAGATGATTGTGTAACCTAAGAATGCAATAACACAAGTGATTCCAACGTTCAATCATTATCTCCTCTCGTGTTTATCATTGTTTAATGCATTTTCCCTTTTAATCTTTCGTTTTTATATCTTATTACAACTGATCCACCGTCACTTTTCCCTCGATTCCTTTACGGAGTAATATTATAATGATGAGATGATGGGAATGTACAGAAATACAAGGGAAAGACCATGTGTACCAACTCAAAGAAAAACCCGGCCCAAGAGGAGCTTACGAATCCCGTCAAGTTAACGGTGGCTTGTACGTCCGCGTCGACATGCCAGGTGTTCCAGCTGACGGCGTTAAGATTTTCAAACGCGGCCAAGCTCATACTGTCACCTTTACTGGAAAAGCCCCTATAGTCTGGCC contains:
- the LOC141586324 gene encoding putative 57 kDa heat shock protein yields the protein MAEASSPLTSDIEATDHIYQIQEKPGPRGAYEARRVNGGLYVRVDMPGVPTDGVKIFKLGEEHTVTFSGKAPIVWPDCESSGRVYGGYVILDRNPDEIDVQMRVVNGSLKLFFPNSDGILHFFPPKNRPPKHCQAYLKLSMVATAHINPCLLEGEEGVIETKLVADTKGERVYNRIDMPGLGVKNNKVRVQKGVSLFFGGEGSQEHPFDEGGRTYSAGLKLSCSCCKMVDVKHVIKDGVLRVLFRTQTAREIQGKDHVYQLKEKPGPRGAYESRQVNGGLYVRVDMPGVPADGVKIFKRGQAHTVTFTGKAPIVWPDWESSGRVYGGYIVLDRNPDEIDVQMTVLNGSLRLFFPNSDGILHFFPPKNPLPKKCQESGLHIGDDKDCCFNKLVKYLNDHDAVPGYEGYHKDMALHPRDCSCCPKPTKEAQYDAYLESRKIASAHINPYLLDGKEGVVETKPLPDTNDMRMYIRIDMPSLGAKNKYLRVENGVSLWFGGEGSQEHPFDEGGRTYAAGLKLRCTCCKIVDVKHVIKDGVFRVLMRRHIAPGSSGMDCNMSLLN